The following proteins come from a genomic window of Leptolyngbyaceae cyanobacterium:
- a CDS encoding alpha/beta fold hydrolase yields MRKSKRKVLFKIFSTLFIVYTLICTLLFFIQQRFLFIPTYNFQKTPDFYKINYKNVYLPVPKNLGGGEIHGWWIPVKKSNLGTLLYLHGRGLNIGSNINQAYRFQQLGFSVLLIDYRGYGKSKGNFPTESQLYQDAEIAWNYLVNQQKIPADRIFIYGHSLGGAVAIELATKHPEAAGLIVQNSFTSMANTIARYPYFRIFPISLILTHRFDSINKVKSLRIPVLFVHGVDDPLIPYTMSEKLYKAAPDPKQLLLISGAKHNNGDLFFNKIQYRTAIKNFANSSLNKR; encoded by the coding sequence ATGCGAAAATCCAAACGAAAAGTTTTGTTCAAAATATTCTCAACTTTATTCATTGTTTACACGTTAATCTGCACGCTCCTGTTCTTTATACAGCAACGGTTTCTTTTCATTCCTACTTATAATTTTCAAAAAACCCCTGATTTCTATAAAATAAATTACAAAAACGTTTATTTACCAGTTCCTAAAAATTTAGGTGGTGGTGAAATTCATGGATGGTGGATACCAGTTAAAAAATCAAATTTAGGAACTTTACTTTATTTACACGGCAGAGGATTAAATATAGGTTCTAACATTAACCAAGCATATAGATTTCAACAGTTAGGTTTTTCAGTTCTTTTAATTGATTATCGAGGATACGGAAAAAGCAAAGGTAATTTTCCCACAGAATCACAATTATATCAAGATGCAGAGATAGCTTGGAATTATCTTGTAAATCAGCAGAAAATACCAGCCGATCGCATTTTTATCTACGGACACTCATTGGGCGGTGCAGTAGCTATTGAATTGGCTACAAAACATCCAGAAGCAGCGGGATTAATCGTGCAAAATTCCTTCACTTCTATGGCAAATACGATCGCACGTTACCCTTACTTTCGCATATTCCCCATCTCATTAATTTTAACTCATCGCTTTGACTCTATTAATAAGGTCAAATCTTTACGTATTCCTGTTTTATTCGTTCACGGTGTTGACGATCCTCTGATTCCTTATACAATGAGTGAAAAACTATATAAAGCTGCACCTGATCCTAAACAATTATTACTGATTTCGGGAGCAAAACACAATAATGGAGATTTGTTTTTTAATAAAATTCAATATCGTACCGCAATTAAAAATTTTGCTAATTCATCTCTTAATAAACGGTAA